ATTATTTGAAACAGCTTGTTTTGAAATATTGTAATTTTCCGATATCTCTGTTAATGATAAATCATTAAAATAATAATCATTTAAATATTGTTTTTGTTTATCACTAAGTAATTCAGAGTAAAAATCATAGAGTTGTGAAATTTTTATAACTTGTTCTATTTCCACAATCTTCCTCCAGTCATAAAATATAAATCTACATCCTTATATTATACGATAAAATCGCTATTTTTTCAAATTTTTATCGTATTTCTAAACAAATAAAATCAACTTGTAAAGCAATTTCTACAAGCTGATTAATTGAATCTATTAAATTAATTTTTACATGAAATCACATAAAATCTAAAGCTGAATTATCTATTGTTATAGTTATCTTCTCTTTTGAAAAACTTTCTGCAAAATAATCATTTATATACTTCAAAAGCGGATGTAATTTACTATATTCCTCATCATTATACCTTATTGCCAAATTATACTTGAACTCATTATTAATCTTATAGAATAAGCTTTTATTCGGACCAAGAATAGAAATACCACTAAGTTTTTTACTTATAAAGTTATAAATCATCTTTGCAACCTGTTCTGTTTTCACTTCATCATAACCTTTTATCGTAATAAATGAAATTTTACAGAACGGCGGATAGTCAATGAGTTTACGGCGATTTAATTCGTACTTATAAAATCTCTCGTAACTATGATCAATTGCATAATCCAATATATTGCTCGCTATATTTGTTTGAAACACAACTTCGCCTTCTTTTTCGCTTCTTCCAGCTCTTCCTGCTGTTTGAACTAATAACTGAAATAGCTTCTCATTCGCTTTAAAACTCGGTATAGCTATCATACTGTCAATTGATAGTACTCCAACTAAAGTAATATTGGGGAAATCCAGACCTTTTGATATCATTTGAGTCCCTAAAAGTATATCTGATTTATGTTTTTTAAAATCAGTTAATAGCTTCTCATATGCACCTTTTCGACTAGTCGTATCTGAATCCATCCTTGTTATTCTTACATCTGATATATGTTGAATCAAATATTCCTCTACCTTTTGAATTCCATAGTTACCTGAAACTAACTCTGGATGTTCGCAACATTTTTTTATATTTGAAATTTTTTTATGATATCCACAAAAATGACAACGTAACGAATTATCGTGTTTATGATAATTTAAACTTATATCGCAGTTCTCACATTTATATAAATGACCACAGGTAAAACAACGAATAAAATTAGTATATCCTCTTTTATTCATCAATAATAATACCTGTTCTTTTTTGTCAATTTTTTCCTTAATCTTAACAAGTAATTCATCAGCTATTACTTTTTCTTTATCTTCTGTATGAACAATATTAATTTTTGGTAAATTATTATTAAATCTATGCGTTAAAGTTAATAAATTATTAGGATTATTCTTTTCAAAATTATAATATAAATCAACAGATGGCGTTGCACTGGCATACACTACAGTACATTTATTATAAATACCACGCTTTTTTGCGATATCTTTAGCATCATATCTTGGAGATTCAGTTTGTTTATAACTATTTTCATGTTCTTCATCAATAATTATAATACCTAGATTTTCAAATGGGGCAAAAATAGCAGATCTAGTTCCAAGACAAATTTTAACCTTACCGTCTTTAATCTTTTTCCATTCGTTATATTTCTCTTTAGTATTCAATCTAGAATGAATTACAGCAATGTTTTCATTAAAAATTTTCTTGAATTTTTTCTCTATTTGTGGTGTTAAAATTATTTCTGGAACAAGAACAATAGCATCTTTTCCATTTCTCAAACTTTCTTCAACTAATTTAATATATATTTCAGTTTTCCCAGATCCTGTAACACCATGGAGAAGATATTCATTGAATTTATTAGTATTATAATTTTTTGCAATACTATCATAGATTTCTCGTTGATATTTACTTAGTTCTGTTTCATTTTGTAAAATAGTCGTGTTAATCTCAGGAATTACTTCTTCTTCAATAATACGGATAACATTTTGTTCTAATAATTTTTTCGTTACTGTAGGTCCAATATTTAATATTTCTTTAACATCCGATTTCTTTATCTTCTCATTCTTACTAAGGTAATCAACAATTATCTGTTGTTTCTTTGTTAGTTTAACATTACTAATATCACCTAGAATATAGAATTCTTCCGTAATATTATTATTTATTTCTTTAACTTTACTTATAAGTTTTATGGCTTTTAGCGAGATTAAATATCCAATTTGTTCGATTGAAAAAATTTTTTCAAACTTTTTCTTTTCAACTAAGTAGTTCTTATCAAAGTACTTAGCATAATCAAATAGTAAAGTTTTGTTCGCATCTATCAACTCGTAATACTCGACATATTTATTTTTTAATGTCGTCGGAATTAGCGTTTCTATAGCTTGAATTCTAGTGCAAAAAAGTTCATCTGCCATAACTTTAGATAAAAGAAGCATTTCTTTAGTTAAAATTGGAAAGTCATCTTTTAATTTTTTTATACTTTTAAAGTTATCTCTATCGTATCCCCTGTTATATTTTTCACTAACATTAACAACATATCCTTGAACTACACGAGTGCCAAAAGGAACTTCCACTCTATAACCTACAAGATCATGTTCCTTAATTTCATCAGGAATTAAATAGTAAAAACTCTGATCGACACTATGATTATTTACATCGACAATAACTTCAGCATACATAATCTCACCTCACCTTCTTTAAAGTTTCAAGCTTACTTAGTAACAGTATCTACAATTTCTTTAGCTATGTTTGTCTTACTAGATTTATCAATTTTTGTTATATTATTGAATTTGTCAATAATACACACCTCATTATTATCACTTCCAAAACCGATATCTTTTTGAGATATATCGTTTGCCACTATATAATCTAAATTTTTCTTAACTATTTTTTCTCTAGCATATGCAAGAAGATCGTTAGTTTCAGCAGCAAATCCTACAACAATTTGTTCTTCTGTTTTATTTTCACCAACATATTTCAATATATCTTGAGTTCTCTCAAACTCCATTGTAAGATTTCCATCTTGTTTTTTTACTTTTTTATCAAAGACAAGTACAGGGGTATAATCAGATACTGCAGCTGCCTTAACTATATAATCGCAATCTTTAAAATTATTTTTTACCGCTTCAAACATATCCTTTGTACTAACAACATCTAATACCTTTATACCATTTAAAATAGTATCATTCTTCACACTAGTTACTAAAATTACTTCAGCTCCTCTTTTCTTAAATTCGTTAGCTATAGCAATCCCCATTTTTCCAGTAGATGGATTAGTTAGACATCTAAACGGATCTATGAATTCCTTAGTAGGACCAGCAGTTACTAAAACTTTTTTTCCTTTCAAGTCTAACTCTGTCTCAGAGAAAACAGCTTTTTCAATTTTTTCTACTGTTGGAAATTTTCCTTTCCCGACATCACCGCAAGCCAACAATCCACTATCAGGCTCAACAAAATTAAAACCTAGTTTCAAAAGCTTGCTTATATTCTCTTTAATAATAGGGTTGTTAAACATAACTGTATTCATTGCAGGAACAATATATACTTTTGTTACATCCTGAACAGCTAACATAAGAGAAGTTGCTAAGTCATCAGCAATTCCACACGAAAATTTTGAAATTATATTTGCAGTAGCTGGTGCTACAATTATTTTATCTGCCCATTTAGTTAAATCAATATGTTGAATTTCATTTTCATTTAATTCATCGAAAGTATTAGTATACACTCTATTTTTAGTTAATGATTGAAAAGGTAGTTCTGTCACAAAGTTCTTTGCATTTTCTGTAAGTATAACCCTAACATCGTTACCTTTCTTCACTAGGGAACTAGATAAATCAATAGATTTATATGCCGCAATTCCACCAGAAACTATCAGTAAAATATTCATGATATTCTCCTTATTTAATCTTTTATAATAATATATTAATATAAATCATGATCAGAATGATTAGGACCAAAAACAGCTGTTTCAAGTTTAGATAATCTTTTTAATATGTCTAAATTAGTAACCTGTGCTGGTTTATCCTCTCGACTAGCATTTTTTATAGCCTCAATTTTAATTTTAAGATTTTGATTTTCAATTTCTAATTCTTTTAAACGAGTAAGTAGTTTATCAAGTTTCATATAGTCTTCAATTATTAAGTCCAAATAATCATTTACATCTTCTTCACTATAACCCTTTACTCTAGTTTTTTTAAATTCTTTTTCATATATTTCTTTAGCTGTTAAATTTAATTCAATACTCATAGTTAAACTCCTTTACTTGAATTCACTAAAATAACTAACACAACTCACAAAGTACAGAGGTGCCGTCTCAGCTCTTAATATTCTTTTTCCTAGGCCAATTACTTCAAAATTATCATCTAATAAATTATAGATTTCTTGTTCTGAAAGACCACCTTCACTACCAAAAACTGCAATAACGTTTTTATTATTTAAATCAGAATTTAATAATCTCTTAAAATTAACGTTATCTTCATTTACAGATTCTTTCTCATAAGCAACAACTTTATAATCGTAATTTTCACTAAATAAAATTAATTCTTTCAAACTATCCACATAAGTTATATCAGGTATAATATTACGTTTTGATTGCTCAGCCGCTTCTTTTATAATCTTATTCCATCTATTTAATTTAGAATCCACTTTATCTTTTTTAATTTTTGCTATATTACGTTCAGAGTTAAATAAAATAATATTACTTACTCCAAGTTCAGTAAGCTTCTGAATTAAGTACTCTATTTTATCATTCTTCAAAGGCGGAATAGCCACCGTTATTTTTGTTGGAAGTTCATTACTACCATCTACCTGTTCATATGGTGTTATTAGAACTTTATCTACATTATTATCTATAATATTACAAATGTACTTAATTTCATTATTAAATACTACATATACTTTATCATTAATTTTTTTTCTCATTATTCTGACAATATGATTGCTGTCATCTTTTGATAATTCATATGTTGATTCAACATTCAATTCTTCATTTAAAAAATACTGTTGCATAATTTCTCCTAAAATTTTATCTTATATCTAATTTTACCTTAATCTTGTTATTTATTCAATAGTAGCTAATTACAAACATAAAAAGAGAACAGCCTAATCAATCAACATTTAAAGTGATTAATTAGACTATTCTCTAATATGTTAAATTATATATATTATTTACTTTTCTAGCTACTCGATGGAATATAACCTTCAATATGTTCCTTAGCTAACTTCTCGTGTTCTGGATATGTTTTAGAGAAATATGCTTTTCCATCTTTTGTTGCATGTAAGAAATAAACATAATCCGTATTTTCCGCATTATTTAACGCTTCGAATGATTCTGAACCAATTGAAGAAATTGGACCAGGTGGTAAACCGATATTAGTATAAGTATTATATGGAGAATTCAATGATAATTCTGCTTGCGTCGGTGCGCCTGTAAGTTTATCTGCAGCATAGTTTGCTGATGGATCAGTTTGTAATCTCATACCTTGTGCAAGTCTATTCAAGAATACACTAGCAATTAATCTGTTCTCATCTGATTTTGTAGACTCTTTCTCCAAGATACTAGCAAGCGTCATATATTGATGGATAGACACTTGTTTATTTTGTCCACCAATGTTCCATGATTTATTATTCTTTTTGTATAACGGTACTATTTTTTCATTAGATAATTTAACCATCTTAGTAATTAAACTCTCAACTGTTTCATCATCTTTTAAATCATAAATAGCTGGATATAAGTATCCTTCTAAAGCATATTTAATATCTTTACCGTAAATCTCATCTGTTATTAACTCAGGGAACTGAGCTTGTAGTTTTTTAATAAATACGCCGTCATTAACTTTTTCTAAAAATTCTTTAGGATCTAGTTTTGTCTTTTCTAGATTCTTAGAAATTTTCAAAATACTGTCACCTTCGATTAAAGCAAACGTATTACCTGTTTTACCTTTATTTTTAGCTCCTAATTCTTGTATAATTTGAGATAAGCTCATGCTTTGTTTTAATTTAAAGCTACCAACATAAAAAGTTGTATTCGGTGTTAATCTAGAATATATTTTAAATACCTCTTCGTTTTTGATTAAACCTTTTGCTTTTAATTCTTGTGCTATTCTCGCACTTCCATAATTTTCTTTTACTTCTACTGTAATATCCTTATTATTACTTTTATCAACCGGGGTTGTCATGTAATAAAATATTGATAGTACTGCTATACCTACAACAACAAATACTGTCAGTATTATAGGAATGATAGATTTTCTTTTTCTATTCTTTTTTCTCAGTTCTTTTCTTCTTCTTATCTTATCTTCTCTCATTACTTACTCACTTTCGTCGTAATAAAAAGTATCTAAAACTTCAGAAATCATATCATATTCTTCATCTGTTTCTACTGGTTCAAAACGAACAGCGTCTTCTCCATCTTCTATACATACCATTGGGAAAATACTAATTTCCTCTTCATCAATTGTTTCTTCCTCAGCGAAGATATAGTAAAGATTACCATTTGTAGGGTTAGTAAATTCTAAAATTTTACGGTATTCTTTTTCTTCACCTTCTAAAGTACTAAGTGTATACACCTCTTCAGTATTATCAATACTAATGTTTTTTAAATCTTTTTCTTGCATTTTATTTTCCTCCTGAAATTTATATTAATTTAATTTATCTAAATATGTCTGTAATATTAATACTGCAGCCATTTTATCAATAACATCTTTTCTTTTCTTCCTTGAAACATTCGCTTCAAGAAGTACTCTTTCAGCACCCATAGTAGTTAAACGTTCATCTTGTAGAATTATTTCAACATTCTTTATCTTCTTTTTCAAAACTTCTACAAAAAATAATGTGGCTTCACCTCTAAAACCTACAGAATTATCCATATTTTTAGGAAGGCCAACAACAATTTTTCCTACATTATGCTCTTGAACTAATTCTTTAATCCTTTTAATTTTAAAATCTTTTATCTGCTCGTTGATATTAATAGTCTCAATACCTTGTGCAGTCAAGCCTAACAAATCACTAACAGCAACACCTATAGTTTTTGATCCGTAATCAAGGCCCATTATTCTCTTATCTAACATCTACGACTCCTGTATAAAAAAGTATAATAAGTACTCTAGTATATCATCCATATCTATTAATCTTATTTGCTCCCTTGCATGATTATCTCTAGGAATGTATACTGGATCAGCAGTTTTAATATATCCCATTAATTGATTAATAGGATCATACCCACGCTGTTTTATTGTTTCAACAACATTTTTTAATATGTTGTGAATATCATTTTTATCATAAAAATTGCTATCAAATAATCTTGTTTCATCGAAATTTGTCATAATCTTTACCTCCGATTATACTAACTCTACTAAGATACCTACTGCATTTTCTCCTGTATGTGTCGAAATAATTGGTGTTGTCGTAAATATTTCATCTTCATTTACTTCATAACCAAATGTTTCTTTTAATTCTGACTTAATTAAAGCTACATATTCATCAGCTAATGAATTAGGTAAACTTATACTTTTTATAGTTTTATCTTGTTTTTCTTCTTGAATATGTTTAATTAAAGTCTGAACTAATTTTTTCTTACCACGAACTTTATCTAAAGCAACTAATTCTTTCTCTTTTAACTGAGTTAAAACTTTTATATTTAAAAGACCTCCGATTAAAGCTTGTGACTTACTTAGTCTACCACCTTTTACCAAATTGTCAAGTTTATCGATTGTAACGTATGTTAAAATATTTTTAGCTTTTTCTCTTAAGCTTTCTACAATCGTTTCAACAGCTACCTGTTCTTCTAATTGTTTTAGACATTCTTTTAATAAAAATACCATTCCACGAGTTGTAGTTTTACTATCTACAACATAAACACCTTCAAATTCAGAACTTGCAGTAACAGCAGTATTATAAGTTCCACTTAAGGCAGATGAAAGAGTTAAAACAATAATTTTATAGCCTTCTTTTGTCCATCTTTCATAAGCTTCTAAAAACTTACCAATTGCAGGTTGACTAGTTGAATAACTAGTAGCTGTTCTCATTCTTTCTATATATTCATCATTACTTATTGTACGGTAATCATACTCATTTCCATCAATATTAATTGTAAGAGGAATTACTTCAACATTATATTTTTCTATTTCATCAAACGTTAAATCACTTGATGAATCAATAATAATTTTTACTTTTTCCATTTTCTACTCCTTCCTTTTTCTTATGTAGTGTAAAAATGAATAGTTAAATTCATTATTATCATCTTTTTTAAATTCTTCTCGACTTAACAAGTCCCATTCATTTTCATCAAAATCAGGAAACTTTGTATCAGCTTCTACTATTGTATCTACTTCAGTGATAAACAATTCATCACATTTATCAAAAAATTTACTATAAATCGTTCCACCACCAAATATATATGCCTTTTCAGTCTCGATATTTTCTAAAATTGAATCATCTGAATAGATTTCTATATTTGAATAATGTTTTAAGGAATTTTTGTCCCGAGTCAAAACTCTATTTATACGATTAGGTAAAGCTTTTCCTATACTATCTAGTGTTTTACGTCCCATGATAATTGTTTGATTTGTAGTTAACTCTTTAACTCGCAACATATCACTCTTTAAACGCCAAGGAATAGTATTTTCTTGACCTATGGATTTATTCTTATCATATGCAACTATTAGTGATAACATATTACCCCTCCTAAACAGCTATTGGTGCTTTAATGAATGGATGACTTTCATAATTAACAACTTCAACATCTTCAATCTTAAGATCAAAGATACTTTCAAAGTCGTTGACCTTTAATTCAGGTAAAGAATATGGTGTTCTAGACATTTGTTCTTTTACTTGATCAAAATGATTTTTATAAATATGTGCATCACCAAGTGTATGAACAAATTCACCAACCTCAAGACCACATTCTTTAGCTATTAATATAGTAAGCAGTGAATAAGATGCAATATTAAATGGAACTCCTAAGAAAACATCTCCGCTTCGTTGATATAATTGACAACTTAATTTACCATCATTCACATAAAATTGGAATAGTGAATGACATGGTGGTAAAGCCATAGTATCTACTTCTGCCGGATTCCATGATGAAACTATTAAACGTCGTGAAGATGGATTAGTTTTAATCTGCTCCACTACATTTTTAAGTTGATCAATACCGTTAAAGTTTCTCCATTGTTTCCCATAAACATTACCTAAATCACCATATTTTTCTGAAAAGCTCTCGTCTGTAAGTACTCGTTCTTTAAATATCGCCATTTGTTCCTTGTATTGTTTAGAAAATTCCTCATCAACCAATGTTCTATGACCAAAATCTGTCATATCAGGACCAGTATATTTTTCACTTTCTATCCACTTTTTAAATGCCCATTCATTCCATATGTTATTTTTATTTTCTAATAAAAACTTGATATTAGTATCACCTTTTATAAACCACAGTAATTCTGACCAAACTAAATTAAAATTTACTTTCTTAGTAGTTAATAAAGGAAATCCTTCAGAAAGATCGAACTTCATCTGATAACCGAAGACACTTTTCGTACCTACACCAGTTCTATCTTCTTTTTCTATTCCATTATCTAGAATGTGCTGACATAATTTTAAATACTCTTTATCTACCACAATTATTCTCCATTACGCTTTATAGTTGTTTTCTTTTAAATATTTCATTAAGTCTTTTATTTTTTCTAATGAACTCTTACCAAAATGATGTTCAATTCCTTCAACTTCTTCATATATTTTATCTTCGTCTACTCCAATAAGTCTAAGGAAATCTTCTAATAATTCATGACGAGTTAAGGCATATTCGCCCATTTTCTCACCTTGTTCAGTAAGTGCAATTCCTCTATACTTTTCGTACACGATGTATCCTTCGACATCAAGCTTTTTTAACATTTTAGTTACTGTAGAAGGATATACTTCTAATTTTTCTGCGATATCAGCACTTCTAGCATAACCTTTATTCTTTACTAATGAATATATCACTTCTATATAATCTTCCATCGTTGGTGTTGTTTTTGCCATAAATCGTTACCTCCTTTATAGTATTGTAAATGGTGATTTTTCAACTGTTGATTTTATTACCTCTACATTTAATTCTGAGATATAATCTAAAAGTAAGTCTTTTACAAGACTTTCAGTAAAATGACCAATATCAATTATATTTTTTTTCATTTCTATTGCATCAAGTGCTACATGATAACCTACATCACCAGTTAAATATACATCTACTTCTGGTAATGTATAAATAAAATCAGCTCCACTTCCTCCTAATAATGCAACAGTAGAGATTTCCTTTTCATCACCAATAACAGCCGCCACATTTTCTAATGAAAATTTATCTTTTAAATAAGTAATAAAGTTACTATATTTCAGTGGACTACTTAATTTTCCAATTCTTCCTAAACCAGCTGTTTTATCTATATTATGTTCAAATAATACTTGTATATCTTCTAATTTAAGAAGTTTAGCTAAATAATCATTAAGACCTAAAGTCGCAGAATCTAAATTTGTATGAAATGAAATAACTGAGATATCATTTTTTATCAAATCACGAATAATTCTCGATTTAAAATCAGAAGTAAAATCTAAAGATTTTAATGGTTTAAAGATAAGAGGATGATGTGAAACTATTAGATTAACTTTATTAGCTATAGCTTCTTCTACGACGTCAGTAGTTACATCTAAACATACTAACACTTTATTTACCTCATTATTATTGTTTCCTAACAACAATCCAACATTATCCCAATTTTCTGCTAACTTAACATCAGCTAGTTTATTTAAATGAATAAATACATCTTTTACCGTTCTCACAAGATCTACCTCCTTATCTTATTATCATTTTATTATAACATTTTATGAAAAATATTGCCATTACGAAACTTATTTTGTAACTAAAATAACATATTTATTCCATACAATATTTTTTCTTATTCTATAAAAATATAGCTATACAAATTATTTCACTTTATAAGTCTTTATATTAACAATAAGTAAGTTGAGTTCCTCCCCAATTCAATCAATACTAGACATTTTCTTTATAATATATTATCATTGTTCTTATAAAGAAATTCGTAGGAGATTGTTATGCAAACTGTAGAAGGTTATCTAAATAAAATTATCTTTCATAATAAAGAAAATAATTATTATATTTTATCTATATTTTTAAATGATCAATATGATTTTGCTGAAGGAGATTATTTAAGCGTTGTAGGAACATTTAATGATTTTGACTTCGTTGAAGATGAATTATATTCATTCAAAGGAGAAATAGTCCAGCATAGGAAATATGGAACTCAGCTATCCGCGATTGTAGTTGAACCAGTAATCGAAAAAGATAAAGAAGCTATTGTATCCTACTTATCAAGTTCCATTTTTCAAGGTGTCGGAAGAAAAACTGCCGAATTAATAGTAGAAAGTTTAGGAGTTGAAGCTCTAGATAAAATATATGAAGATAAGGATGTACTATTCGCAATAAAGGGTATCCCTACACAACGTAAAGATACTATTTATGCTACAATTGTTGCAAATAAACAAACCCAAGATATTATTTTAAAGCTAAACGAATATAATCTTAGCAATAATTTAATTTTGAAAATCTATAACTTTTACAAACATAACACATTACGTACAATTACCGAAAATCCCTACTCTCTAATTAAAGATATAAAAGGTATAAATTTTAAAACAGTAGATAAAATTGCAGAAACTAATGAAATTACTGCGAATGATCAAGAAAGAATACTATACGGTTTTATTTATACTATAAATACATATTGTTTTTCTACTGGTAATACATATATTTCAAAAAATAACCTACTATACAATACTTTTAATATTTTATATTCTTCAAGAAACATAGCAGTTGATAAAGAAGACATACTAAAAGCATATACTTATGCTCTTGATACTGCAAAACTAATAGAAATTGAAGGTAGAGTTTTCTTACCAGAAATTTACTATTCAGAGTATTCTATTTATAGTGACATAAATAGAAGATTAGAAATGAAAAACACTGAAGATATTAGCGAAAAACTTCTAGATAAATATATAGAAGAAGTTGAAGATGAATTAGGTATAGAATACGATATAGTTCAGATTGCTGCGATAAAAAACTGTATACAAAATAACTTTTCTATTTTAACCGGTGGTCCTGGAACTGGTAAAACAACAATTATACTAGCAGTTATTAAAATATTCCAAAAAATTAATAACTATAGTATTCACGACTTATTGGATGAAACTAGAAATATTATTACCTTATGTGCACCTACCGGAAAAGCAGCCAAAAGAATGTCAGAAAGTACAGGATTTTATGCATCAACAATACATAAAGCCATTGGTTGGAGCACAGAAGACGAAAACATGGAAGAATTTGTCAGTGATAAGAGTATTAAATCCGAATTAGTAATAATAGATGAATCAAGTATGATTGACGTATTCCTTATGTATAACTTATTAAAGATTATTCATAAAGATGCAAAAATCATTCTAGTCGGTGACAATGATCAATTACCATCAATTGCTCCTGGTAATGTTCTTAACGACCTGATTAATTCTAAAGCCATATCAACAGTTAAATTAAATAAAATTTTTAGGCAAAGCGAACACTCAAGTATCATTAATATTTCGCACTCTATTAAAAATGATATTCCATTCGATATATTAGAAAATTTTGATGATAAGGAGTTCATTTCAGCTAATAAAAATGAAATGATTAATGTAATCTCAGCGGTATATGACGATTTACTTAAAAACACTAGTAAAGAAAATATACAAATTCTTGCTCCAATATATAAAGGTACAAGCGGTATAAATGAAATTAATACGGCTATTCAATCAAGATTTAACGATAATGAAGAACAAATTGAATATGGAGAATTAATATATAAAGTCGACGATAGAGTTATGCAACTTGTTAATAGACCCGAAGATAATATATTTAATGGTGATATAGGTTATATTAAAGAAATTTATAAAGAAGGTAATAAATTAAAGATTGTCATAGATTATGATGATAATTTTGTTACTTATGAAAAACAAGAATTAAATCAAATTACCCTTTCATATGCGTGTTCAATACACAAAGCTCAAGGATCAGAATTTGAAAATGTTATAATTCCATTTATTGATAATTATAACTTTATGCTCAATAAAAATTTAACTTATACTGCTATCACACGTGCAAAGAAAAAACTAATACTATGTGGAAATCATAATGTTTTTTATAAGTCAATCGAGCCTACAAATACTGTCAATAGGCAAACTGCTCTAGAATGGTTCTTTACAACAGATAGAGAAGCGAATATTGAAGACATTGAAATTGATGAAGAGCTTAAAACATATATATTAGATTTTCAAAATATAAATACTATTGACCCTATGATTGGTATGGAAAATATAAAACCTACAGATTTCCTGTAACATTCACAATTACATATATACGAAAACCTGGACATAGAAAATCTATATCCAGGTTTTGTCTATTACATCGCTGCTAAATCACGAGCAATTTTATCTATATCATTAATATTTAAAAATGCTGCCGCTATTGCAGAACCATTTTTTGCTGTAACAGAACTATTTACTGCTGCAATCATATTTTTAGTTAA
This is a stretch of genomic DNA from Gemella haemolysans. It encodes these proteins:
- a CDS encoding IreB family regulatory phosphoprotein, which gives rise to MTNFDETRLFDSNFYDKNDIHNILKNVVETIKQRGYDPINQLMGYIKTADPVYIPRDNHAREQIRLIDMDDILEYLLYFFIQES
- a CDS encoding DUF1292 domain-containing protein, giving the protein MQEKDLKNISIDNTEEVYTLSTLEGEEKEYRKILEFTNPTNGNLYYIFAEEETIDEEEISIFPMVCIEDGEDAVRFEPVETDEEYDMISEVLDTFYYDESE
- a CDS encoding Nif3-like dinuclear metal center hexameric protein, translating into MRTVKDVFIHLNKLADVKLAENWDNVGLLLGNNNNEVNKVLVCLDVTTDVVEEAIANKVNLIVSHHPLIFKPLKSLDFTSDFKSRIIRDLIKNDISVISFHTNLDSATLGLNDYLAKLLKLEDIQVLFEHNIDKTAGLGRIGKLSSPLKYSNFITYLKDKFSLENVAAVIGDEKEISTVALLGGSGADFIYTLPEVDVYLTGDVGYHVALDAIEMKKNIIDIGHFTESLVKDLLLDYISELNVEVIKSTVEKSPFTIL
- a CDS encoding dihydrofolate reductase codes for the protein MLSLIVAYDKNKSIGQENTIPWRLKSDMLRVKELTTNQTIIMGRKTLDSIGKALPNRINRVLTRDKNSLKHYSNIEIYSDDSILENIETEKAYIFGGGTIYSKFFDKCDELFITEVDTIVEADTKFPDFDENEWDLLSREEFKKDDNNEFNYSFLHYIRKRKE
- the ruvX gene encoding Holliday junction resolvase RuvX gives rise to the protein MLDKRIMGLDYGSKTIGVAVSDLLGLTAQGIETININEQIKDFKIKRIKELVQEHNVGKIVVGLPKNMDNSVGFRGEATLFFVEVLKKKIKNVEIILQDERLTTMGAERVLLEANVSRKKRKDVIDKMAAVLILQTYLDKLN
- a CDS encoding thymidylate synthase, producing the protein MVDKEYLKLCQHILDNGIEKEDRTGVGTKSVFGYQMKFDLSEGFPLLTTKKVNFNLVWSELLWFIKGDTNIKFLLENKNNIWNEWAFKKWIESEKYTGPDMTDFGHRTLVDEEFSKQYKEQMAIFKERVLTDESFSEKYGDLGNVYGKQWRNFNGIDQLKNVVEQIKTNPSSRRLIVSSWNPAEVDTMALPPCHSLFQFYVNDGKLSCQLYQRSGDVFLGVPFNIASYSLLTILIAKECGLEVGEFVHTLGDAHIYKNHFDQVKEQMSRTPYSLPELKVNDFESIFDLKIEDVEVVNYESHPFIKAPIAV
- the mntR gene encoding transcriptional regulator MntR, whose amino-acid sequence is MAKTTPTMEDYIEVIYSLVKNKGYARSADIAEKLEVYPSTVTKMLKKLDVEGYIVYEKYRGIALTEQGEKMGEYALTRHELLEDFLRLIGVDEDKIYEEVEGIEHHFGKSSLEKIKDLMKYLKENNYKA
- a CDS encoding DegV family protein is translated as MEKVKIIIDSSSDLTFDEIEKYNVEVIPLTINIDGNEYDYRTISNDEYIERMRTATSYSTSQPAIGKFLEAYERWTKEGYKIIVLTLSSALSGTYNTAVTASSEFEGVYVVDSKTTTRGMVFLLKECLKQLEEQVAVETIVESLREKAKNILTYVTIDKLDNLVKGGRLSKSQALIGGLLNIKVLTQLKEKELVALDKVRGKKKLVQTLIKHIQEEKQDKTIKSISLPNSLADEYVALIKSELKETFGYEVNEDEIFTTTPIISTHTGENAVGILVELV